In Plodia interpunctella isolate USDA-ARS_2022_Savannah chromosome 4, ilPloInte3.2, whole genome shotgun sequence, the sequence ttagtaaaccAGTAATGTTGCCATCCACCAGGCCCTGATAAAGTACTCCCCGGAGTGCCAGGACATTGTGACCTCGTGCCGTTGGCAGAACCATATGTTGCCGTGCCGTAGACTGTTCCGCAAACAGTTCACCGACTGGGGCCTCTGCTGTGTCTTGGATCCTGTCAGGCAAGACTTCCATGACTATTTACACGAGTATCTAAAAGAAAAGAAGTGTTCTTCCTCAGATCTTTTCAGAGTTCATGTTTGTATGTGAGTTTCTCTATTCCACCCACCACGCCTTGTCAGACGACAATGTGTGAGGTATCATTAGATTCCATAGGGGTGACATAGATATGTGTCTTTGTCTCTCATATGAGCCTTCCCGATTTCTTCCGCAGTCGGAATATTGAGCGGCGGAGCCCATGTTCCGTTTTCCTACagtttcgtctccacttcacacactcgtcggcatccctagttgtgaAAACATTGACATGCATATCATTCCTGATGACACCAAATCAGCACTTGGGTTTGCTATTCTTCCAGAGCCAGGCGGAAACGGCATATTCAGATGTGCCGTTTCCGCGTGGCCCTGGCAGAATGGAACAAATGTTTAGACATTTGTTTcctcaataataataaataaattctactaCAGATTACAGAAGAAACATACACGGCGATTGTTTGACCACCTGGAGACGACAAGACGGTTAGACATAGGTTTAACGTGCCGTAATGCAAGTACCGATATTCATGGATGTGAGGTAACAACATAATGGTACTTCTGTTTCCTGTTTGTGTCTGTACCTTGTTATTCATAATACCTAAacataaagcatactttaagctgaAGTATATCTTGaatgccaaattttgtaaaatgctagaaagaaagaaaatgtattttgtattgtaatgcaatagcattacaatacaaaatacattttcttttgtcGCTATTGTGACGTATTGTCACTATTGTGACGTAACATCTTTCGCTTAAAGTATTtatgctttatttataacatggGTTAGGTATACCTACACATGAACTATTATTAGTTTGAGAATCTTGCATATGTTGTCAAGATTCGGGAAAATTGTACCGTTTATTCTTTTCCTAATAGAGCATTCTATCTTTACTTGAAACAATCATAAAATTGCTCAAGTGTAATCTATCTCTTTCTTACCAACGCTATCAATTCCTCTTgcactttttttaaaactttaccCATATTATTCCCTAAGAGTGTGTGGCTTTGTGGAAGTCTTTGGGAGAGCAGTGGACGTCTTGTGGCTGAGTTAATGATGGTGATTCCTAAGAGTACACCTGTTCCCAGCTCCTCACCGTTTACAATGGGGACGTGAATATTGTTCCCCAAGTACTGCAGCAAGGCTCTAGCTACTGGTTCAGGATGACCTTCACCGTGACCTTAGACAACGGCGGCAGTCTGCTCGACATGAACCGTGGTTGTGAATCTGAAAATCGCTATTCCAAGCTGGTTTGCATGGTAAGTATATTCTACCTTTACATGCGTCACAACCTGGCACCCAATCCGTACGTGTCCCAACTGCTCCACTGCCTGTATGATAGCGGAACTCAATGAGGCACACGAAATAGCGATTATATTGGCCAAATACTGATCTCGATATGGATAGccattaagatttaaaaaaagaaaagcaaaTCGTAGAACATATTTTGTACGCGTAGGGCAAGGGGGAGCACAGTAACAAGTAGCATAAAGCTTTCATTCAAGAAGATTCTTATTagcttttgttatatatttcagGCCAAATGTCTGAAACAGACATGTGGCTGTTCAGATCCACTTAAGACGGTGTCAGGCGAAGAGGAACAATTACCATACTGCCGAATTTCTCAACTCAATTGCTTGAGGTCTACCAAAACTTTTGGCAAGTAGTCGAAAGCAAATTCACTAGCTTGAAACtgttgataataattattttttgctttgtttttcacattaaattttttcatttaatacagAAAATTCTTCATGCCTGTGTCTACCATCTTGTTCAAAAATTTCAGTAGACACTTCGATGGaaactaacaatattttaatggacTACAATTTTGATCCGCTTTAGTAAGTATACGAATGATTGCGCCACTATCGTATCATGCCATGCCAGCCCAGTGGCGCCCTCATTAATCGaatctttttataaattagcaGCGGTCTGAATTCGTCAATATCCAACGTAGTGTATATAGAAGTTCGTCTGCAAGAATCCAAAGTATTCTTCCTCTTGCCCACGGAAACTTGGCTTACTTTACTATGTAAGTTCATAttaagtatttgtatttttactttagtggctgagatgatgatttttcataaatgtttACCTACATGCATCTATGTACGAATCACGTACAGAAACtgattattgatttattgttgCAGCATCTTTCGGTGGAGTTTTCAATATGTTTCTAGGAGTCGGTCTGTTTAGCGCCCTTGAATTTCTGTTTCTTATCATTAAGCTTTTACTGGCCTTGAGAAAGTCTGCCGAGATACATATTCCTGAAACCCACTACCattgaaataaatctataGATACTaagttttgtgtattttaatattgtatttattttatagcctTGCAAacgattatttaaaaaaaaaataagttccCACTCCTATCTCCTACACATTGAAATAGTAAGTCCTTTAAGATGCTACGAGTACCTAGAAAccacatacatttaaataaaaatgtctgtgCTAGAAACGGTTCCACGAATAGATATCAATATATACGAGGTGTTCCAAGTGTCTCGATCATAGGCATCATAGCTGAATAGATCGATTTTCTGTGCCActacacaaacaaaaataaagcagTTAGTAATGTCAATTATCAATCTGTCAGTTGGATTGTCACTATTCTATTTGTCAAAAAGTTGGCTCCACTAATGAATGAATACACACGTGTATTTTTTCCGCTTGTAATAAAGTAACTTTATTGTGAAATTATTGTccttaatttttcattaaaagtttaagtacatatatgaAGTTAGCCTAAAATGTCTTCGTGGAAGAAAGCCGCGAAGGCTAATCAAAAAACGCATAAAGAGCGTCATCAACCAGAGGCCCGAAAACATTTGGGTTTATTGGAAAAGAAGAAGGACTATAAGAAGCGGGCGGACGACTACCATGAAAAGGGAGAGACCCTCAAGATATTACGCAAACGTACACTCGACAAAAATCGTGATGAGTTCTACTTTCATATGGTCAACTCCAGGGTGAAAGATGGTGTAAGTTTTAGCGTATTCTTATCGTCTCACTgatttatatatctaaacaTGAATATTGGTCAATACAGAACAATAAAGTAGTTTTgagaaatgtaatttaatttaaatgcttttactttatatttattgtatgtgaTACAATATGCAAATAATAACTTCACTGATgtgtcttttatttatttcttttattttataatatggaaaATGCCTGTCAtattcagtaaataaatttgtccACATTTCCAGGTGCACCACGAGATCACAAAAGAAGTAGAAGACACCCCGGAGCAACTGAAGCTGATGCATTCGCAAGACATCAAGTATGTCAACATGAAGCGCATTATAGAGAGCAGGCGCATCAACAGGTTGCAGGTATATTGGCTGCAATTGCTAATTTTTTGGGTTctgttttgatttattatgtatgttatagaatatagaaaCGTTAATATCCCATTCCACAactcttgaacttactttggggctagctcaatctgtgtgatttgtccctataacaaaaaaaaaaaaccactgAAATGAGTAGCTCAGAACCACCATCCTGAATGATACTGACTTTACTATAGTGTGTTGAATATGTTAAGAACAAAAAGCATGTTTCTATGTTTTCCAGTCCGAACTCCACATGACAGATGTAGCAGACTCAACAccaaatacacatattttctttgttgatGAAGGGGAAGAAAAGGACTTTGACTTGGCCAAGAGGCTGGACACACATCCAAAATTGCTTGGCAGGAAGTCCAACAGACCAAGACTTTctgatttagataaaatgaagCTACCTGATGTTGATAAGAacgtatgttttatttatttcaatttaattgcaCAAAATGGACGATGGCAACAGTAGCAATACGATTTTAACTACAGTTGTTGTTAtgattatcatcatcatcatatagagtgtgttattgctaacactagtgtcagattttattcaagtcgcctaaaggcatctgacttgacttacgactacttaccgccatctagtggcaggtagtaaAACTACTATGTAAGAGtctgattggtatacaaactcatggcACGAGTTGAATACGAACCTTAGACCTTGGCTCCACAGGCGggtgggcgtcttaaccattacaccaccaccatcCTTTTACGATCcaaattggttttattttataaattgttaaaagttggagtaaacaaaaaaaatgttttacctaGTTCATATTGACTACAACAAAAACCATGTCTTGCGTTTTACGACTTGACGCAGACTAGATCCatgaacaaattaatatttgaatctATATTACTACATgtggaaattaatattttttatgttgtcaCAGACAATAGCagaaatgaagaagaagaaaaaaaggaTATACAAAGAAATAGCAAGGAGAA encodes:
- the LOC128669663 gene encoding probable U3 small nucleolar RNA-associated protein 11; its protein translation is MSSWKKAAKANQKTHKERHQPEARKHLGLLEKKKDYKKRADDYHEKGETLKILRKRTLDKNRDEFYFHMVNSRVKDGVHHEITKEVEDTPEQLKLMHSQDIKYVNMKRIIESRRINRLQSELHMTDVADSTPNTHIFFVDEGEEKDFDLAKRLDTHPKLLGRKSNRPRLSDLDKMKLPDVDKNTIAEMKKKKKRIYKEIARRIEREKELTVIQQKLEMKRHLQDAKVLKPKRIKKGSKNSAPVYEFPYVRKK